One genomic segment of Hordeum vulgare subsp. vulgare chromosome 2H, MorexV3_pseudomolecules_assembly, whole genome shotgun sequence includes these proteins:
- the LOC123426410 gene encoding uncharacterized protein LOC123426410, with amino-acid sequence MPTSKPPSVPPAPSLQPLPSSAVRQSSRIDLREIKSRIVKTIGPERAKKYFQHLERFLSSKLSKNEFDKLCLVALGRENLPLHNHLIRSILFNASAASGPPEINASKMAEDVTNSEHTMVPQVWNGDTLSKHVKDKHSLSRSVNTLTQHSSLTHGETINRENGAPNLIGLKRYTQLRQSEHVEPFTKRSCMGKAPLNFHGSLHSNGPSALNARESLGEEITQHAQVPVQAPIGIQFGAANFCQAKKPSAIASATSDDSSICCYDLGELCDTSSLKKKMEKTAQMEGLEGVSVECADLLNNGVDVFLKQLIGSCVELVGARSQHAKLSHAALKQQLGRKLVNGVSLQNHTHVQGGIIPPETKSISMQDLKAVSELNPRLLGVNASGLLEKINSHD; translated from the coding sequence ATGCCAACATCTAAGCCACCATCGGTGCCACCGGCACCAAGCCTGCAACCATTACCATCATCTGCAGTACGACAGAGCAGTCGTATTGACCTTCGTGAGATCAAGTCCAGGATTGTTAAGACAATTGGGCCAGAACGAGCAAAGAAGTACTTTCAACATCTGGAGAGATTCTTATCATCAAAATTGAGCAAGAATGAGTTTGATAAGCTCTGTCTTGTGGCACTTGGCCGGGAGAACCTCCCATTGCACAACCACCTCATCCGTTCTATTCTTTTCAATGCCTCTGCAGCGAGTGGCCCACCAGAAATTAATGCATCTAAGATGGCTGAGGATGTCACCAATTCAGAACATACAATGGTTCCACAGGTCTGGAATGGTGACACTTTGAGCAAGCATGTCAAAGACAAACACTCATTGAGCAGAAGTGTCAACACATTGACGCAGCATTCATCACTGACCCATGGTGAGACTATCAATAGGGAGAATGGTGCTCCAAATTTGATTGGTTTGAAGAGATATACTCAGCTTCGGCAAAGTGAGCATGTGGAGCCATTTACCAAGCGATCATGTATGGGGAAGGCACCATtgaattttcatggctctctacaTAGCAATGGACCTTCTGCTTTAAATGCTAGAGAATCCTTGGGAGAAGAAATTACACAACATGCTCAAGTTCCGGTGCAAGCTCCAATTGGGATTCAGTTTGGCGCTGCTAATTTTTGCCAGGCTAAAAAACCTTCAGCCATTGCTTCTGCCACTTCAGATGATAGCTCTATATGTTGTTATGACCTTGGTGAACTATGTGATACTTCGTCACTtaaaaagaaaatggaaaaaacagcACAAATGGAAGGCTTGGAAGGTGTCTCAGTAGAGTGTGCTGATTTGTTGAATAATGGAGTTGATGTTTTCTTGAAGCAATTGATTGGATCTTGTGTTGAGCTTGTTGGAGCAAGGTCTCAACATGCTAAACTAAGCCATGCTgcattgaagcagcagctgggccGTAAGCTAGTAAATGGTGTATCACTGCAAAATCATACCCATGTGCAGGGTGGCATTATACCTCCAGAGACCAAGTCAATCTCAATGCAAGACCTAAAGGCAGTGTCAGAACTAAACCCTCGTCTGCTTGGGGTTAACGCATCAGGGCTACTTGAAAAGATCAATTCACATGACTAA
- the LOC123426412 gene encoding nucleolar and coiled-body phosphoprotein 1-like, with protein MATSKKEPLNPSRDRATRMAPNLRPSSTESSSSGYGARRARSVPSSPDRKFGPSAAAAAAAAAAPSASPDMCRPSLSHAGRSISSRTMSSAHGSKPSSKPALARAKSDKITTNSQRPHVLAVPLSSSFKDMAKTVAAASNSPSTLLKNKLSPRPGPSKGVASPNPKPSIQRVPSPGALRGGKPLPTSSSRAPGTSAKKREAAANGGAKASSRPRGAPQRAVEPSTTSGKEKDDEPSMQFEESESLTTPSIEDQLQEQLPDPVDLKPIDMAASASASPRHDRQELCTQQQGKSEEGVKEQQEKEDADAGGKNNKPDVAKVADELDRAVETEEAKTKASALASNRGEAAQSWRKDDPKNNDVIEETKSKLLEERKSRVKALVGAFETVMSFKE; from the coding sequence ATGGCGACATCCAAGAAGGAGCCTCTCAACCCCAGCAGGGACAGGGCCACCAGGATGGCACCCAACCTCAGGCCCTCCAGCACcgagtcctcctcctccggctacgGCGCGCGCCGGGCGAGGTCAGTGCCGAGTTCCCCAGATCGCAAGTTCGGTCcttcggctgctgctgctgcggcggcggcggcggctccttccGCCTCTCCGGACATGTGCCGTCCCTCGTTGTCACATGCCGGCCGGTCCATCTCGTCTCGGACAATGTCATCCGCTCATGGCAGCAAGCCATCCTCAAAGCCGGCTCTGGCTAGAGCGAAATCCGACAAAATCACCACCAACTCACAGCGGCCTCATGTGCTGGCTGTGCCGCTGAGCAGTTCGTTCAAGGACATGGCCAAGACAGTGGCGGCAGCCTCCAACTCGCCTTCTACGTTGCTGAAGAATAAGCTTTCGCCAAGGCCTGGCCCTAGCAAAGGGGTGGCGTCCCCAAACCCAAAGCCGAGCATCCAGAGGGTGCCATCGCCAGGGGCTTTGAGAGGTGGGAAGCCTCTGCCCACGTCGTCGTCACGCGCGCCAGGCACATCGGCAAAGAAAAGAGAAGCAGCAGCAAATGGTGGTGCCAAGGCAAGCTCAAGGCCAAGGGGTGCTCCTCAGAGGGCAGTGGAGCCATCTACTACAAGCGGGAAGGAGAAAGATGACGAGCCGTCAATGCAGTTTGAGGAATCCGAGAGCCTGACCACCCCGTCCATCGAAGATCAGTTGCAGGAGCAGCTTCCTGACCCTGTGGACCTGAAGCCCATCGACATGGCTGCTTCTGCTTCCGCTTCACCTCGGCACGATCGACAGGAGCTGTGCactcagcaacaaggcaagagtgagGAGGGAGTCAAGGAGCAGCAAGAGAAAGAGGATGCCGATGCCGGCGGAAAGAACAACAAACCCGACGTTGCAAAGGTTGCTGATGAATTGGATCGAGCGGTGGAGACAGAAGAGGCTAAAACGAAGGCATCGGCGCTGGCAAGCAACAGGGGTGAAGCTGCTCAGTCGTGGAGGAAGGATGATCCCAAGAACAACGACGTGATCGAGGAGACCAAAAGCAAGCTCCTGGAGGAGAGGAAGAGCAGGGTGAAGGCCTTGGTAGGGGCCTTCGAGACGGTCATGTCCTTCAAGGAGTAG